From the genome of Thermoflexus hugenholtzii JAD2, one region includes:
- the coaD gene encoding pantetheine-phosphate adenylyltransferase, which yields MTRALYPASFDPIHYGHIDIATRAAAIFDELVVGVYDRPSKSLLFSLEERLALAREALQHLPNVTVMAYSGLTVDFARRIGARVIVRGLRVISDFELELQMALTNKQLAPEIEVVCLMTSRDYAFISSSIVREVALLGGDVSAMVPPHVARALAAKAAERAGEAVPIVSIRE from the coding sequence ATGACCCGAGCCCTGTATCCGGCGTCCTTTGATCCGATCCACTACGGACATATCGATATCGCCACCCGGGCGGCGGCGATCTTCGACGAGCTGGTGGTGGGGGTTTACGATCGGCCCAGCAAGAGCCTCCTCTTCTCGCTGGAGGAGCGGCTGGCGCTGGCCCGGGAGGCTCTTCAGCATCTCCCTAACGTCACGGTGATGGCTTACAGCGGGCTGACGGTGGATTTCGCCCGACGCATCGGCGCCCGGGTGATCGTGCGGGGGCTGCGCGTGATTTCGGATTTCGAGCTGGAGCTGCAGATGGCCCTGACCAACAAGCAGCTGGCCCCGGAGATTGAAGTGGTCTGCCTGATGACCAGCCGCGACTATGCCTTCATCAGCTCCAGCATCGTCCGCGAGGTCGCCCTTCTCGGCGGCGACGTCTCCGCCATGGTCCCGCCGCACGTGGCCCGGGCCCTGGCTGCCAAAGCCGCCGAGCGGGCTGGCGAGGCGGTGCCCATCGTCTCGATCCGCGAATAG
- a CDS encoding S8 family serine peptidase, giving the protein MRRVIYSKPLNGIRWAIGEVLDTNLRKLAGIPGVISVISPDSYQPVEAPWDDGAKPQRERLTSKEIRSLLQQGGKEALLRKLQELRSRSTPRPQPERPDRIRSQGALPSAAPESGIQPATVQVKDIHGASAAWAKGYTGAGVTVAVVDTGVDFGHPDLQGTQARIPSGPYAGWPFAYNTLSGAFYALDPTMTIGPDNYWDLVTLTWFAHTLPVTGAACNGVTCTAALTLDFTNASASTLSFVWPDCSRSGQYYYTVHPDINHLIAGLYLSLGYAATVVAPAVVIVADEAAPGVYDTVYVDVDFDQNLADEKPMRKGSELAGADLYDAAGNPGADGIWDLSAGMLSWIADGVNPPPGVSALYPGVAVPAAGRLISFIGDEDGHGTNCAGDIAAQGVITDPEWVGPINPLFAGAANIGGAGGPVLAGMAPQAKVAAFQNGFNLPFDSWVLAALGFDGVPNSGDEAQIISNSWGASGTLNDGWDATSRFAHWLNNYFAPNAAFLVATGNGGHGYGTVTEPDGSSIIDVGASTSYGSLVYFELVTPDQFTYGDVQPWSNRGPTTLGDVSPDVVAVGAWGTGANPLNLNPMFYVYGLPWTGQAAYDIFGGTSMATPIAAGNLALVYHAFRAKHGRWPTWQEAKAIFLNGAHDLSYDVLTQGSGNVDANRATDIAAGMNYGYWVEPAQWVAGSYRGVEYAAFPAIVLPGQTVTKTFTVHNPTGVPFSVSLQDVTLQKVAEITFTLSFPSFSPPPFTRPTWITDITPLIEAYDPDLVRAQVIFPYSVFDTDGNYAFDDRWRVLFYDWTDLNGDGNLWTDTNGNGQVDAGEIDVVSGIYEYNRFTYGYPSGTYLEASLGRDSLSRRHDGVFFGVQRRTGSDAVTMQVRITFYKKADWGWLSLSASSVSLPASGSATFNATLAVPATARPGVYEGAIEVHHGPHKHVIPVVAHVAASGPTFDFGAASLTEPIGNQPYDNGHLFGGFDWGWRYESGDWKLYYFDIPDGTAAPGKAMVVDTRWVTVPTDVDTWIFGRAADFYSTLDPTFFGPQSVELVGGSNDTYIGSGRFVFNTATGGPREIVAGEIRDGLGFLALHNVLYAGTQFGEPLVGAAYAVQALPFPVVITTPVTFGSWTQVFSTTRTIPEGIQVLAFGLSQPTVLLNQIAYQDDPNDPCTASWVISQTISSGGLLEATTASAAPGLDIDLYVYQDDGDGVFECGTQDALLASSTTPTAFERVRITLPPDGRYWITVHGWNVPGGSQPFDITIHAIQGTDLMVGGVPSGPVVAGTPVSFQVSFSKAVTPPATYYGLLFIGPAPAPTALQVPVTIHFVPTAATLYLPLVMKNAGP; this is encoded by the coding sequence ATGCGGCGAGTGATTTACAGCAAACCTCTCAACGGCATCCGCTGGGCCATCGGCGAGGTCCTGGATACGAATCTCCGCAAGCTCGCGGGCATCCCCGGCGTGATCTCGGTGATCTCCCCGGACTCCTATCAGCCGGTGGAGGCCCCTTGGGATGACGGGGCGAAGCCGCAGCGGGAGCGGCTGACCTCGAAGGAGATCCGGTCGTTGCTACAACAGGGCGGAAAGGAAGCTCTCCTCCGCAAGCTCCAGGAGCTCCGCTCCCGAAGCACTCCACGGCCGCAGCCAGAGAGGCCCGATCGTATTCGATCCCAGGGAGCCCTTCCGTCCGCCGCCCCTGAATCCGGGATCCAGCCTGCTACCGTGCAAGTGAAGGACATCCACGGCGCCTCCGCGGCATGGGCCAAGGGCTACACCGGCGCCGGGGTGACGGTCGCCGTTGTGGACACGGGGGTGGACTTCGGACATCCGGATCTTCAGGGGACGCAGGCTCGCATCCCCAGCGGCCCCTATGCCGGCTGGCCCTTCGCCTACAACACGCTATCCGGGGCCTTTTATGCCCTGGACCCCACCATGACCATCGGGCCGGATAATTACTGGGACCTGGTCACCCTGACCTGGTTCGCCCACACCCTGCCGGTCACGGGAGCCGCATGCAACGGCGTCACATGCACCGCAGCCCTGACGTTGGACTTCACTAATGCTTCCGCCTCCACACTTTCCTTCGTCTGGCCCGACTGCTCCCGCAGCGGCCAGTATTACTACACGGTGCATCCAGACATCAATCATCTGATCGCAGGCTTGTATCTCAGCCTGGGTTACGCGGCAACGGTTGTGGCCCCTGCGGTCGTCATCGTGGCCGACGAGGCCGCACCCGGCGTTTACGACACTGTGTATGTAGATGTGGATTTCGACCAGAATCTCGCCGATGAGAAGCCGATGCGCAAGGGCAGCGAGCTGGCGGGGGCGGACCTCTATGACGCGGCCGGCAACCCTGGGGCGGATGGCATCTGGGATCTCTCCGCGGGGATGCTGAGCTGGATCGCGGACGGAGTGAACCCACCGCCAGGCGTCTCGGCCCTCTACCCCGGCGTGGCTGTCCCCGCGGCCGGGCGCCTCATCTCCTTCATCGGGGATGAGGACGGACACGGGACGAACTGCGCCGGCGACATCGCCGCCCAGGGAGTGATCACCGACCCCGAATGGGTTGGGCCCATCAATCCGCTTTTCGCCGGCGCGGCGAACATCGGCGGCGCCGGCGGGCCGGTGCTGGCCGGGATGGCCCCGCAGGCCAAGGTGGCCGCCTTCCAGAACGGCTTCAACCTCCCCTTTGACTCCTGGGTCCTGGCCGCCCTGGGCTTTGACGGCGTCCCCAACAGCGGGGACGAAGCTCAGATCATCAGCAACTCCTGGGGCGCCAGCGGCACCCTCAACGACGGCTGGGACGCCACCTCTCGCTTCGCCCACTGGCTGAACAATTACTTCGCCCCCAACGCGGCCTTCTTGGTGGCTACCGGGAACGGCGGCCACGGCTACGGCACGGTGACGGAGCCCGACGGCAGCTCCATCATTGACGTAGGCGCCAGCACCTCCTACGGCTCGCTGGTTTATTTCGAGCTCGTCACCCCTGACCAGTTCACCTACGGCGACGTGCAGCCCTGGTCCAACCGCGGCCCCACCACCCTGGGGGATGTCTCGCCGGATGTGGTGGCGGTGGGCGCCTGGGGCACCGGTGCGAATCCATTGAATCTTAACCCGATGTTCTATGTATATGGCCTTCCTTGGACTGGCCAGGCCGCCTACGATATCTTCGGCGGGACCTCCATGGCCACGCCCATCGCCGCGGGGAACCTGGCCCTGGTCTATCACGCTTTCCGCGCCAAACACGGCCGCTGGCCGACGTGGCAGGAGGCGAAGGCGATCTTCCTCAACGGCGCCCACGATCTAAGCTATGATGTGCTGACCCAGGGCTCGGGCAATGTGGACGCCAACCGGGCCACGGATATTGCGGCGGGGATGAACTACGGCTACTGGGTAGAGCCGGCCCAGTGGGTCGCTGGCAGCTACCGGGGCGTCGAATACGCCGCCTTCCCGGCGATCGTGCTCCCGGGCCAGACCGTCACCAAGACCTTTACCGTTCACAACCCCACGGGCGTGCCGTTCTCGGTCAGCCTGCAGGACGTAACGCTCCAGAAGGTCGCCGAGATCACCTTCACCCTCTCCTTCCCGTCCTTCAGCCCGCCGCCCTTCACCCGCCCCACCTGGATCACGGACATCACCCCTCTTATTGAAGCCTACGATCCAGATCTGGTGCGGGCCCAGGTGATCTTCCCTTATAGCGTGTTCGATACCGATGGCAACTACGCATTCGATGACCGCTGGCGGGTCCTCTTCTACGACTGGACCGATCTAAACGGGGACGGGAACCTGTGGACGGACACCAACGGCAACGGCCAGGTGGATGCGGGGGAGATTGATGTCGTCAGCGGAATATACGAATATAACCGCTTCACATACGGTTATCCCAGCGGCACTTACCTAGAGGCCAGCCTGGGCCGCGACAGCCTGTCCCGCCGCCACGACGGCGTTTTCTTCGGCGTCCAGCGGCGCACCGGCTCTGATGCGGTTACGATGCAAGTGCGCATTACTTTCTACAAGAAAGCCGACTGGGGCTGGCTGAGCCTCTCGGCTTCCAGCGTGAGCCTGCCGGCGAGTGGGAGCGCCACCTTTAACGCCACTCTTGCAGTGCCCGCCACGGCGCGGCCGGGCGTCTACGAAGGCGCCATCGAGGTGCACCACGGCCCCCATAAGCACGTGATCCCGGTGGTGGCGCATGTGGCGGCCAGCGGGCCCACTTTCGACTTCGGAGCTGCCTCCCTGACCGAGCCCATCGGCAACCAGCCCTACGACAACGGCCATCTCTTCGGCGGCTTTGACTGGGGCTGGCGCTACGAGTCCGGGGACTGGAAGCTCTACTACTTCGACATTCCGGACGGCACCGCCGCCCCGGGCAAGGCGATGGTTGTGGACACCCGCTGGGTCACGGTGCCCACCGATGTGGACACCTGGATCTTCGGCCGCGCCGCTGACTTCTACTCCACCCTGGATCCCACTTTCTTCGGCCCCCAGAGCGTGGAGCTAGTGGGCGGAAGCAACGATACCTACATCGGCAGCGGCCGGTTCGTCTTCAACACCGCCACCGGTGGACCGCGGGAGATCGTGGCCGGCGAGATCCGGGATGGCCTGGGCTTCCTGGCGCTGCACAATGTCCTCTACGCCGGGACGCAGTTCGGCGAGCCCCTCGTGGGGGCCGCCTATGCGGTCCAGGCCCTTCCGTTCCCGGTGGTGATCACCACGCCGGTCACCTTCGGGAGTTGGACACAGGTCTTCTCCACCACCCGCACGATCCCGGAGGGCATCCAGGTCCTGGCCTTCGGCCTGAGCCAGCCGACGGTCCTCCTGAACCAGATCGCCTACCAAGATGATCCCAATGATCCATGCACCGCCAGCTGGGTGATTTCCCAGACCATCAGCAGCGGCGGGCTGCTGGAGGCGACCACGGCCAGCGCGGCGCCTGGGCTCGACATCGACCTCTACGTCTACCAGGACGACGGCGACGGCGTCTTCGAATGCGGGACCCAGGATGCCCTGCTTGCATCGTCCACCACACCCACGGCCTTTGAGCGGGTCCGCATCACCCTGCCGCCGGATGGCCGCTACTGGATCACGGTCCACGGCTGGAACGTGCCCGGCGGAAGCCAGCCGTTTGACATTACGATCCACGCCATCCAGGGGACGGACCTGATGGTCGGCGGGGTGCCGTCGGGCCCGGTGGTGGCAGGGACCCCGGTGAGCTTCCAGGTTTCGTTCTCCAAGGCGGTCACTCCGCCGGCTACCTACTACGGCCTGCTGTTCATCGGCCCGGCTCCGGCCCCCACGGCCCTTCAGGTCCCGGTCACCATCCACTTCGTGCCCACGGCGGCCACCCTCTACTTACCGCTGGTGATGAAGAACGCCGGGCCGTAA
- a CDS encoding ATP synthase subunit B family protein: protein MDILHLIDQLEQLVLRSRLLPFLRWVVVEERQLLDLIDQMRVAVPQELKQARRIAQERERIIAQAKEEAERIVALAQEQASELIAQHQVVQAAEQRAALIIERAQREAERLKADADDYALTRLLELEETLSRLLQVVRNGIEKLQNERADEPSRSPDATARPPDRHA, encoded by the coding sequence ATGGACATCCTCCATCTGATCGATCAGCTGGAGCAGCTGGTCCTGCGCAGCCGCCTCCTTCCCTTCCTCAGGTGGGTGGTGGTGGAGGAACGTCAGCTGCTGGATCTGATCGATCAGATGCGGGTGGCCGTCCCACAGGAGCTGAAGCAGGCCCGCCGGATCGCCCAGGAGCGGGAGCGGATCATCGCCCAGGCTAAGGAGGAGGCAGAGCGCATCGTCGCCCTGGCCCAGGAGCAGGCCAGCGAGCTCATCGCCCAGCATCAGGTGGTCCAGGCTGCGGAGCAGCGGGCCGCCCTGATCATCGAGCGGGCCCAGCGGGAGGCCGAGCGCCTGAAAGCGGACGCGGACGATTACGCCCTTACCCGTCTCCTGGAGCTGGAGGAAACCCTCTCTCGCCTCCTGCAGGTGGTCCGCAACGGGATCGAGAAGCTGCAGAACGAGCGCGCGGATGAGCCCTCTCGTTCCCCCGATGCCACAGCGCGTCCTCCTGATCGCCACGCATAA
- a CDS encoding carotenoid biosynthesis protein has translation MRRLLLIAFGAVTFYHLIALAWGWPNPFWLMPLNTLLQWGFALAHALPTLGRHRALLLLGLTFGISLTLEAVGVATGWIYGPYAYTERLGPRLLSVPVLIPLAWFMMAYPAFLLACIALDEPPASPRGWGVAVLAAMWMTGWDLAMDPAMARRGFWVWQEAGPYFGVPVRNFIGWMVTMLLIYGLYLGISRRWPSPASVPAPMGEAVVAYAIAGAAFVFYPLLNPRADPLMQALGIVAFFTMGPPVWIAFLRLRALRAGRRVLGA, from the coding sequence ATGCGAAGGCTCCTGCTGATCGCTTTCGGCGCGGTGACCTTTTACCATCTGATCGCCCTGGCATGGGGATGGCCGAATCCCTTCTGGCTGATGCCGCTGAACACCTTGCTGCAGTGGGGGTTCGCCCTCGCCCATGCGCTCCCCACCCTGGGCCGGCACCGGGCGCTGCTCCTCCTGGGCCTGACCTTCGGGATCAGCCTGACGCTGGAGGCCGTGGGGGTGGCGACCGGCTGGATCTACGGCCCTTACGCCTACACCGAGCGCCTGGGCCCGCGCCTCCTGAGCGTCCCCGTGTTGATCCCCCTCGCCTGGTTCATGATGGCCTACCCGGCGTTCCTGCTGGCCTGCATCGCCCTGGATGAGCCTCCGGCATCCCCCCGGGGATGGGGTGTTGCGGTGCTGGCGGCCATGTGGATGACGGGATGGGACCTGGCGATGGATCCGGCGATGGCCCGGCGGGGCTTCTGGGTATGGCAGGAGGCCGGCCCTTACTTTGGGGTCCCCGTCCGGAATTTCATCGGCTGGATGGTCACGATGCTGCTGATCTACGGTCTCTACCTCGGGATCTCCCGTCGGTGGCCGTCCCCCGCCTCCGTTCCGGCCCCTATGGGAGAGGCGGTCGTGGCGTATGCCATCGCCGGTGCCGCCTTTGTCTTCTATCCCCTCCTGAACCCCCGGGCGGATCCGCTGATGCAGGCCCTGGGGATCGTGGCGTTCTTCACCATGGGCCCCCCGGTCTGGATCGCCTTCCTCCGTCTCCGAGCGCTTCGAGCCGGGAGGCGTGTCCTGGGTGCGTGA
- the rdgB gene encoding RdgB/HAM1 family non-canonical purine NTP pyrophosphatase, with amino-acid sequence MPQRVLLIATHNPGKRRELMALLGDLPLRLTDPVELGIEEVAEEPHDSLEENARWKAAHYAARSGLWTLADDSGLEIDALGGAPGARSARFAGPAATDADRIREVLTRLADVPWPRRTARFRCVIALARPGEAPVLVEGRVEGYIAFEPRGSSGFGYDPIFYIPELGKTMAELPMEVKNRISHRARAARKAREILERWLREEACEGSC; translated from the coding sequence ATGCCACAGCGCGTCCTCCTGATCGCCACGCATAACCCCGGGAAGCGCCGGGAGCTGATGGCGCTCCTCGGCGATCTCCCCCTCCGGCTGACGGATCCTGTGGAGCTGGGGATCGAGGAGGTCGCCGAGGAACCCCACGACAGCCTGGAGGAGAACGCCCGCTGGAAGGCGGCCCACTATGCGGCCCGCAGCGGGCTGTGGACCTTGGCCGACGATTCGGGGCTGGAGATCGACGCCCTGGGGGGCGCGCCGGGCGCCCGCTCCGCTCGATTCGCCGGGCCCGCGGCCACGGATGCGGACCGCATCCGCGAGGTCCTGACGAGGTTGGCGGATGTCCCGTGGCCCCGGCGGACCGCGCGGTTCCGTTGTGTGATCGCCCTGGCCCGGCCGGGGGAGGCGCCGGTGCTGGTGGAGGGCCGTGTCGAGGGCTACATCGCCTTCGAGCCCCGGGGGTCCTCCGGCTTCGGCTACGACCCGATTTTTTACATCCCGGAGCTCGGGAAGACCATGGCTGAGCTCCCCATGGAGGTCAAAAACCGGATCAGCCATCGGGCCCGCGCTGCCCGGAAGGCGCGGGAGATCCTTGAGCGATGGCTACGGGAGGAGGCATGCGAAGGCTCCTGCTGA
- a CDS encoding Uma2 family endonuclease, whose protein sequence is MERHRLGVVLPALFQMKLPRSGREPDLLFVAPEHLYRLHPTHLEGPADLVVEIVFPGSDPRDRGEKFYEYQEAGIPEYWLLDPQSQWAEFYQRDERGRFQHAPPDPQGIYRSRVIPGFWLRVDWLWQDPLPSVDMILLEIGGEAYARRLIERLRERGWL, encoded by the coding sequence GTGGAGCGCCACCGCCTGGGGGTGGTGCTGCCCGCCCTCTTCCAGATGAAGCTCCCCCGCTCCGGCCGCGAACCCGACCTCCTCTTCGTCGCCCCGGAGCACCTCTACCGTCTCCACCCCACCCACTTAGAAGGCCCCGCTGACCTGGTGGTCGAAATCGTCTTCCCCGGAAGCGATCCCCGCGACCGCGGCGAAAAATTCTACGAATACCAGGAAGCCGGCATCCCCGAATACTGGCTCCTCGACCCCCAAAGCCAGTGGGCCGAGTTCTATCAACGGGACGAGCGGGGCCGCTTTCAGCACGCGCCCCCGGACCCCCAGGGGATCTATCGCTCCCGAGTCATCCCCGGATTCTGGTTGCGGGTGGACTGGCTCTGGCAGGACCCGTTGCCGTCCGTGGATATGATCCTGTTGGAGATCGGCGGTGAAGCCTATGCGCGCCGCCTGATCGAACGTCTCCGGGAGCGGGGATGGCTCTGA
- a CDS encoding ATP-binding protein, giving the protein MLRVRMFGRFEVWRGETPIPEADWFTRRAKQLFQILLLARGRPVPADQLLDWLWPRADPQRAAITLRSTVHALRRALEPDRPPRASRYIRAQPPGYAVVPEAPLWVDVWAFDDLLEAAGRSVSPEERRERLMEALALYRDDLLIEEPYAEWTLAERERLRERYLEAALELAELLAEAGVPEKAISLCRRVITLDEFREPAYRALMRYQIAIGDHAGALSTYERCRQALREAFGVEPSPATQALYEALRRGELALPRPIASVQPLRDLPEGEGGPEEIFVGREAELERMRGIFAGWSYGSGGVGILSGEPGAGKTRLAAEAIRRFAPEADVLYVRGIFIERTLPFAALAESLRRFLSQLPPDRRAYLPAPALAQVARLVPSLHLLFPNLPAVPETTPEENRHRLIDGFANLLIALADQRPLVVFVDDLHWADEATLTVIGRLARRAARHPLVLLLAYTPGEAPEGQEAAYLLEGLRREGIGSWIRVGRLPLEAIVHWLASLSGEPLEDLRELARRLYSLTEGNALFTAELLRAVRAAEGGFRRELLERYLEGPAAVSSLRSLVLERVARLPEGAREILEIAAVIGRAFPLQWLELVGPPDPTPHLRILLERHFLREEAEERLSFVHEVVRRVIYEAIPPVVRRRQHRRLAEALAALYGPHPGPYSAEIAYHFQRAGRSALPAMVRYAVEAGDHARRTYGFRQAVRHYDEALHAARGAGGEGMAEWIRRAYLGRGMALEALGDWEGIVETYTRFREWAEAQGDRLHALNAARRLMTTLTMLGRLEEAGGLAGEIRGQFADVLSPAEADLLDRVELVFGEEPAGSPLREPLFQPAPPLWGRPWKELAEALAPEQAPLLLNLYGWILTLQGMPEAAEACLGQALTIAEATAQWPHVVMGCNLMAYLQDLRGDFPGIQAWLSRGLQLARRVPEMDWSTIWARIFQGYLALRARRLEEAQAQFQSVLTLLKGRSALRAHRLSAQIGLGMAVLAQGDLERATALLDEALAQGRAVDAVARSVGLVGEARLARLRGRPDEARTMLGQALRYTGRRGLVAEFVHAAVEMGRWARAVGRPEEARPVLEEAIRWADAAGFRPAALTARIALGKVLRAMGEAPSLEEIREEAQRLWLALAAQLPAGEPAERYLIPRRAVESM; this is encoded by the coding sequence ATGTTGCGTGTGCGGATGTTCGGCCGTTTCGAAGTGTGGCGGGGGGAAACGCCGATCCCAGAGGCCGACTGGTTCACCCGGCGGGCAAAGCAGCTGTTCCAGATCCTGCTCCTGGCCCGAGGGAGGCCGGTGCCGGCTGATCAGCTCCTGGACTGGCTCTGGCCACGGGCGGATCCCCAACGGGCGGCCATCACCCTGCGCAGCACGGTCCACGCCCTGCGCCGGGCCCTGGAGCCGGATCGGCCGCCTCGGGCCTCGCGGTATATCCGCGCCCAGCCGCCGGGCTATGCCGTGGTCCCGGAGGCTCCGCTGTGGGTGGACGTCTGGGCCTTTGACGACTTGCTGGAGGCAGCCGGGCGGTCCGTCTCCCCGGAGGAGCGCCGGGAGCGGCTGATGGAGGCGCTGGCATTGTATCGGGACGACCTCCTGATCGAGGAGCCTTACGCGGAGTGGACCCTTGCCGAACGGGAACGGCTGCGGGAGCGCTATCTGGAGGCCGCGCTGGAGCTGGCGGAGCTGCTGGCGGAGGCCGGCGTGCCGGAGAAAGCCATCTCCCTCTGCCGGCGGGTGATCACCCTGGACGAGTTCCGGGAGCCAGCTTACCGGGCGCTGATGCGCTACCAGATCGCCATCGGAGACCACGCGGGGGCCCTCAGCACCTACGAGCGGTGTCGGCAGGCTCTGCGAGAGGCCTTTGGGGTGGAACCCTCGCCGGCCACCCAGGCCCTTTACGAGGCGTTGCGGCGGGGAGAGCTGGCCCTGCCGCGCCCCATCGCCTCCGTCCAGCCTCTCCGGGACCTTCCGGAGGGGGAGGGAGGGCCCGAGGAGATATTCGTCGGGCGGGAGGCCGAGCTGGAACGGATGCGGGGGATTTTCGCCGGGTGGTCGTATGGATCCGGCGGCGTCGGGATCCTGAGCGGGGAGCCGGGGGCCGGGAAGACCCGGCTGGCGGCCGAGGCGATCCGCCGTTTCGCCCCTGAGGCGGATGTTCTCTACGTTCGGGGGATCTTCATCGAACGCACCCTCCCGTTCGCCGCCCTGGCGGAGAGCCTGCGGCGCTTCCTGAGCCAGTTGCCCCCCGATCGGCGCGCCTATCTGCCTGCCCCAGCCCTGGCCCAGGTGGCCCGCCTGGTCCCCTCTCTCCATCTCCTGTTCCCCAACCTCCCGGCTGTTCCAGAGACCACCCCAGAGGAGAACCGCCATCGCTTGATCGACGGTTTCGCCAATCTCCTCATCGCCCTGGCGGATCAGCGCCCCCTGGTGGTGTTCGTGGACGATCTGCACTGGGCGGATGAGGCCACTCTGACAGTGATCGGACGGCTGGCCCGCCGCGCGGCTCGCCATCCCCTGGTGCTGCTGCTGGCCTATACCCCGGGGGAAGCCCCTGAAGGGCAGGAGGCTGCTTATCTGCTGGAAGGGCTGCGCCGGGAGGGGATCGGTTCCTGGATCCGGGTCGGGCGCCTTCCCCTGGAGGCCATCGTCCACTGGCTGGCTTCTCTGTCCGGGGAACCTCTGGAGGACCTCCGCGAGCTGGCGCGCCGGCTCTACAGTCTGACGGAGGGGAATGCCCTGTTCACCGCGGAGCTGCTGCGAGCCGTCCGCGCGGCGGAGGGAGGCTTCCGCCGGGAGCTCCTGGAGCGCTACCTGGAGGGGCCGGCGGCGGTCTCCTCCCTGCGTTCCCTGGTTTTGGAGCGGGTGGCTCGCCTGCCGGAGGGCGCCCGGGAGATCCTGGAGATCGCGGCGGTGATCGGCCGCGCCTTTCCCCTCCAGTGGCTGGAGCTGGTCGGCCCGCCGGACCCCACGCCCCATCTGCGGATCCTCCTGGAGCGCCATTTCCTGCGGGAGGAGGCGGAGGAGCGTCTCTCCTTCGTGCACGAGGTGGTGCGCCGGGTGATCTACGAGGCCATCCCGCCGGTGGTGCGGCGGCGGCAGCATCGCCGGCTGGCCGAGGCCCTGGCCGCCCTCTACGGCCCGCATCCGGGCCCCTACAGCGCGGAGATCGCCTATCACTTCCAACGGGCTGGCCGCTCCGCCCTGCCGGCGATGGTCCGATATGCGGTGGAGGCCGGCGATCACGCCCGCCGGACCTATGGGTTCCGCCAGGCGGTCCGCCATTACGATGAGGCGCTCCACGCTGCCCGGGGCGCGGGGGGCGAGGGGATGGCGGAGTGGATCCGGCGGGCCTATCTGGGGCGCGGGATGGCCCTGGAGGCCCTGGGAGACTGGGAAGGGATTGTGGAGACGTACACGCGGTTCCGGGAGTGGGCGGAGGCCCAGGGGGATCGCCTGCACGCGCTGAACGCCGCCCGCCGGCTGATGACCACGCTGACGATGCTGGGCCGTCTGGAGGAAGCCGGCGGGCTTGCTGGGGAGATCCGCGGGCAGTTCGCGGATGTGCTGAGCCCGGCGGAAGCCGACCTGCTGGACCGGGTGGAGCTGGTCTTCGGGGAGGAGCCGGCGGGGTCTCCGCTTCGGGAGCCGCTCTTCCAGCCGGCTCCGCCGCTCTGGGGACGGCCGTGGAAGGAGCTGGCGGAGGCCCTGGCCCCGGAACAGGCGCCGCTGTTGCTGAACCTCTATGGCTGGATCCTCACCCTGCAGGGGATGCCGGAGGCGGCGGAGGCGTGTCTGGGCCAGGCGCTGACCATCGCGGAGGCCACCGCCCAGTGGCCCCATGTCGTAATGGGCTGCAACCTGATGGCTTATCTGCAGGACCTGCGGGGGGACTTCCCCGGGATTCAAGCCTGGCTGAGCAGGGGCCTGCAGCTGGCCCGCCGGGTGCCGGAGATGGACTGGAGCACCATCTGGGCGCGGATCTTTCAGGGCTATCTGGCCCTGCGAGCCCGCCGGCTGGAGGAGGCCCAGGCGCAGTTCCAGAGCGTGCTCACGTTGCTCAAGGGCCGCTCCGCGTTGCGGGCCCATCGGCTGAGCGCCCAAATCGGGCTGGGGATGGCTGTCCTCGCCCAGGGAGATCTGGAGCGAGCGACGGCCTTGCTCGATGAGGCCCTGGCCCAGGGGCGGGCCGTGGATGCCGTGGCCCGCAGTGTGGGGCTGGTGGGGGAAGCCCGGCTGGCGCGCCTGCGGGGCCGCCCCGATGAGGCCCGGACCATGCTGGGTCAGGCGCTGCGCTACACCGGGCGTCGCGGGCTGGTGGCGGAGTTCGTGCACGCGGCGGTAGAGATGGGGCGCTGGGCCCGGGCGGTGGGCCGACCCGAGGAAGCCCGGCCGGTGCTGGAGGAGGCCATCCGCTGGGCGGACGCGGCCGGGTTCCGTCCCGCCGCCCTCACGGCCCGCATCGCCCTGGGGAAAGTGCTGCGGGCGATGGGGGAGGCCCCGTCCCTGGAGGAGATCCGGGAGGAAGCGCAACGCCTCTGGCTGGCCCTGGCCGCGCAGCTTCCCGCGGGCGAGCCCGCGGAGCGCTATTTGATCCCGCGCCGGGCTGTGGAAAGCATGTGA